CAAAATCCATACATTTCgccagcaacaatgttgcgagCAACAAGATTAGACCAGTGCCTAAGCTACCCGAAGTCGTTCGGGGTTGACCCGAAAGACACAAGAAGCTTCAGTAGGTCCAACGACTCCAGTGGAagcaagaaagcataagcaATTCCGAcacgttggtgcagcgagtttggCTCCAGTCGGATCAAAGTGGGTTCAATACCGGTAAAAGTACACATTtgatttatataaaaaataatccaGAAATGTTACCATttgttgtggatagacgtgccgagccctggattcgccgatgtgtgcagagcgcacctaacGCAGGGAGTGTGTTacaggctaccggtcgagcagggctcccggtagGGCTGACGGTGCGGCTCGTGCGCGCGGCCCATTATAAGTTTAATTCGTGTTGTATTATTATGTAATTCGTGCAATAAACGTGTATAAATGTTCAAAACATATAACCATTGAACAAGTGTTGCTATGTTCATAGATGCGGGTTTTATCCATAGCAAAATATGAAAAAGCGTTTTTGATCTATTCAAATTTGATTATACATAcggttttgcaatttttttccAACTGGTTGGATGATTATACAGTAAAACCTCGATTATACAGGAGCGGATCATCCAGCGGACGGCTGAACCATGCgcataaatttgacagctttcAAACTGTAATTGTAGCGAACATGTTAGGTGATTTCAAGTTggtaaataatatttttgtgCAACTATCAGGTGTCTAGTTAAATATGtgagcttgttttttttcttgatgaacAGTTGTTAAACCTATAGTTATTGATTAAACTAATATTTTGTTAACGATAAATCGATTTATTCAAAGGGAATTGTTAGTTCAACGAgggatttttaatttttttattatttgacaTTTTCATGACCATTATCCGTTGAAATCGATCATTAGGCAATGTTCCAAAATTCAATAGCTGATCgatttttagttgaacgctcgatagttgCCTCACAGTTCAATCAAAAATCATGTGTTTGAATGGAAAATCCGGTTTTTgacaaaaattataaaaaactCATGGCTTGCCGAgaaaaaatttgataaaatgtATGTTAAAACGTGCCAATTAAAAGCATATTTccaatagttggcagggaatcaaTGTTTAACCAGTGAGTTCAGGCTGTActgtattgaaaaattaaatttattttattaagaACGTAATTTAGAAGTTGGTTGCGTTATTGTGATCGTTCCCAAAATTTCAATTGCATATTTTCTAATTAACATCgccgaaataaataaaaaaaaccgttggATAATTGAAAGGTTTTAAAATCCAAACCGGTTTGACGCTTATATGATCTTTATTTGATGTTGAACCGGTAATAGTAAATTTGTTCGTTGGGAAACGATGGAATGTGTTGCTTGGGACCTTTAATTGTCAAAGAGCTTGTTGACAGCAGTTTGCGGGAAATGTATGTTTTTGAATTGTGCAACAAAGATGtggaaaaaatgtgttttagtGCGTTTAGCATGATATTTATGATGTATGTTATACAATCCAGTGCATAATACTCAATAAGCAATCGTTCAAAAATTGTTGGGCCACTGAGCTACTACCAGCTCTTTGAGTTTCCTATACAAGTAGTcactgttttgtttacaaGAACAACAGTTGAAAGAATAACATCAAGTTCAACAGCATACAATTTTCGTTTGGTATGGCACTTTTAATTCAAACATTTGCAACTATCCATGAAATGAAAGAACTATATATCCATGAAATGAGTAGTGACagcttttaattattttttcattatttatgttgttttctttttgctatAGCCAAATGCCAGACACATCGACGGTGCAATTAACCTTCCTTCAACCCGTGtatgatttaaattttcaaagtGAACTAAGGTAAGTGAGAACAATATTTTCTCTATAAAAAGTGGCGTACTAAAACCGGACGGATTTGTAACGGATGTAAATATTCACGTGTTTTGGCTTACAGCCTCAATTGGTACAGCTATGGCGAATTGTTAGGAACAGTATAACTAAAATTGATGCCTTGAGATTCAATTTTTAAACGAAATTTAGTATTATTTCGATAAACATTGGGTCAAAATAAACAATACTCTCGTGTTCTATGCATTTTAGGCTGCAAGAAGACatatgaatttttaaaattatatctGATACTCATTTTTACAGGAGTAAAATCTGTATTTTGACGACATACAGCTATAATTGGTGCACTTGGTATAATTGGTAactttcaattgaaaaaaaaaaatgatagcaACCCGTTTTTGTATATATCGTCagaaaatgtaattttctTTCTCATGGGATTTCAAACTGCGCTCGACAAAGGAATTGACCAATTGTTATATTTTGCCAAGAGATGTGtttttgattttccagtcAAGATACACGTCAAAATATTCATCCGGAAAGGATATACGATTCATTTTGTGAGTTGCTATAAGTGTCCTTTTCGATTTTCGCGGTGGTCACATTTGTTGCGCAAAGAACTCGCAAAAAAATTGTTTGCGTAACCAATTTTCAGCGCAGAAAgaatattttgaatattttgtcGCAAAGTCTAGTCGCgatattttattgcaaaatttaGTGAAAAAATCGTATTGGAAAATTCTTAGTTAACATGTTCAGTCCGATGGCAGTAAACTTTCCCGTATGTCGGTGGCAGGACCTGGGGCTTGCCATTGGTCTTTTGCTAGGTATACAGTGCGAACCATTGCGAACAAGTTTACGCTACCCATATGTATAGCAACGGTACGCAGGAAGAAGAATGGCATTATATGAATTATTACGATTGACAAACATTTTATCGCGATAAAATCTGGATTGCGTGAAGTTTCTAGTTCAGTAGATACGATCTAGTAAATTCGTGACCACGTGACCAAATGTCATTAACTCTGTCTGTATCAGTCCTAATTTTAATCTAATTATTCAACAACGGGGGAATATGTAAAGAATTCATTGGATGGAACATGGTTGAAAACTAGATTAGATATGAATAAGCAACGAAGTCAATCGCAAGGAACAATACAAAACATGACTGATACATTGAGAAGCAGAGCAGTTAGGAAAGTGCCAATGTAAGTTGCCCTAGTGAAAACTAGTGAccggcaaatatttttttagataaAATTTGTCTCTTTATGCCGAAAAATTGGCCGATTATAAACTATCCGcttgaagaaaacaaataccATCGAGAATATTTTCACAggttgaatttatttaataaatatcgtatattcatttatttttacataaataaaaaaaggctcTAAACGGATTGCTAAATTTCTTccatataaaacaataaaataaaccgaATTTCGATCATGTACAGTACACGCCTAGCTCAgcaacacacaatcacaccTGTGCGATGTTTCTTCCTGTACCAGGTgtcaattacaaaaaatagcTTTGCCTAATTGTGTAACTAACGTCTTGTGCAAACCCGCAAACCTGAACTCATTCGCTCACATAGCCCCACGACAGACTGTCTGCACCAGGGGAATTGGTGGCCTATGGTCAATCTCAGTAATTGCTGGTTTCGTccgttaatattttttttggcAACACGGATCAGATTAGCTATAAACATGTAACGTTCGGGTATGCGCACGTGAAGCAAACGGACTCGTTTCTTTTCCCCCTTATCTCACTTCCTAACTAGCTCTAACGGTTTGTTAAAatgcttttcttcttccccgCAACTCACATcagcagtaaaacaaataaaaaacaattaactAACGACTTGTCGCACTAAAAACGTGGCCCCCACAATGTGCTAGCAGAAACCAGGATTGGTGTGCTCGATGATGCACCGCTTGCAGTACTTCTTGACCGCCCGGTAGCCCTCGATCGAGATCTGACAGTCCTGGATGTTGAGCTGCTGCAGCCCGCGGCAGTAGTAGGCGATGCACTGGATCCCCCGGTCCGTGATCATGTCGCAGTTGCGCAGGCTTAGCTTCTTCAGGTTCGGGCAGCTTTCGGCGAGTGCTCGCAGGCCCGCATCGCTCACGTCACACTTGCCAATGTCGAGCGCCCGCAGCCGGGGACAGGAGCGGGCCAGCACGTTGATCGAATCGTCGCTGACCGCTTCGCAGCCGCGTGCGTTCAGGTAGCGCAGCTTGTAGCACCGTCGGGCGATCACCTTCAGCCCCGCGTCCGAGACCTGATCACACTTGGCCACCGAGAGGTAGCGCAGGGTCGCACCGAGCTTCGCCAGCTCGTACAGCCCAAAGTCCGTCACGCTCGTGCAGTCCGAGACGCTGAGCTCGCGCAGCGCGATGCAGAAATTTGGAATAAACTTAAGACCGGCATCTGGAAGTTGGAGAGAGGAGCGAGAGCTGGGAGTTAGCAAAACGGACCGCTTTCGGTTGATTGGGTTCCGCGCCGCCGTACCTGTTACTTGTATGCACCGCCGCAGGTACAGATAGACCAGCAGGGGGCAGTTGCGCGCGATCACTTTGATGCCAGCGTCACAGATCGATGCACAGTCGGTGAGGTCGAGATACTGCAGCAGTAACCTTCGTGGCGGCTCGAGACCCGGATTGATGTTAATGCACGTTATTTGGGCACAACCTGCAAAAGGTGGATGATAGCTCGTTAGCATCGGAAATGGCTAGAAGCGTTACAACCGACCGTGTGGCAATACGTACCTGTAATGTCTAGATGTTGCAGGTTTGTACACTTGGTCACCAGATCCGACAGGGCCTGATTCGTGATGGTAACGCTGTTCTGGATCTGCAGGTGTGTGATCTCCGGACAGCGCCTAGACAGTAGCTGCAGCCCCCGGTCCGTCAGTCGGCAGCCGTCGGCCAGCAGCACACGCTCCACCCCCGGACAGGCACCGTTTCGCGTTTGACCGCAGAGCCTTCGGAGGATGGTTTTGATGGCACGATCGCCACTGTTTTCCTCTCCTGTAAGTAAGAACAGCTTGCATTAGGCAACAGTGGGTAGGAAGAGTACCTTCGCTAACTCGCCGTACCCTTGATCTTGATGATCTTCCACAGCGCCGGATTCCAGATGACGGACTCGAACCGTCGGCAGACGCGAGCAATATTGCACAGTTCGCTGCTGTCCAGCCATTCGAAGATGCGCACCATCAGCTCGTCCGGCATTCGATCGAACAGTGGCCCTGCCCGGTACAGGCTGGTGCCGTGCCCGTTCCCCAGGCTGGTCAGGATGGTGGCCCCATCGATGGATCGCCCACACGGTCCGTTGCCGTTCGCGTTGCCGTTCCCCCCGACGGGTGTGTTCGTTTGTGCCGGACTGCCGTGGCTGGACGAGGTGGAGTTGGTGCCACCGCCCGACCCGTGAGTGCCGCCCGTGGTCCACGAGGCCGGTATCGTCGACTGCTGCTGGCCGGACGGGGACGGCGACACGAGCGTGTGGTAGCCCTGGTCCAGGTTGGGCGAGAAGCGTCCATAGCGCGACAGCCCGTCGGTGTAGTGTTGCGATTTGGTGAGTGGAATTCTggggaaaaaggggaaaaacagAGGAAAATTGAGCGGCTGAGTAATGGCGTACCGTCGGTCGGCCATTCGCACACGGCCGCTGCTTACCGTCCGTCGATGAAATCTGCCGACCCGACCGCTTTGAGGTGGGTCCCCCGGGGGCTCTGGAACGCCGGCGAGCCGCGTATCCGATCGAGCAGGTACCGGTCCGAGCCGCTCGTTTCCGGGCTGGAGGCACGGCGCAGCAGGTGCGGCGAGCTCGAGTCAAGACAGTCCACCTGCGACTGTGCCGCGGAGGACGCTTTGGACGCGGCGTTGTGTGCGTTGTGGGCCGCCACCGTACCGGACGGTGGTCCgatgccgccaccaccgccaccgccaccgttgCGCCGGCAGAAGTTGTAGATCGCGTCAATGTTTTCGTTCTCGAGGTAGTACCGCtcggtgttgttgctgctgctcgactGGTTGCGCGTCAGGCTGGACGGGGTCGCGTTGGCATTGCGCCGGATGGCACCTTGAATGTAGAGCGCGTCCATCTTCTCCTCGAGAAAGTACCGGTCCGCTTCGGACAGTCCGCCCAGCGCGGACTGTGGCTCGTCCGGGTGATGGTAGCCGCCGCTGCCTCCTCCGCTACCCccaccaccgccgctgccTCCCGGTGGACCGCGCAGCACCGGCGAGAggcgctggtggtgctgctggtagGTGTTGGTAAGCAGTGCGTCGATCGGGGTGTAGGTGCGGGGCCGCACCGGCCGATAGTCCCGCCGGTGCCCGTGATGCCCGTTGGTGGGCGGTGGGTGTAGGGGTAATGGCAGTGCCTGCCGCAGAAAGGAACCGGTTTGATCGAGCGACGAGGACGAGCTGCGGGAGAGTAGCGATCCGTTGCCGTTAGCGCCGCCTccactgccaccgccgccaccgtctGGCACGAGGCCGTCCGGCGGGCCTTGGTCGGGCTTGCCGCAATCGGACGGGTACAGATCGGAGTCCAGCGTTAGGATCGGCGAGCTGCGGGACATCTGGTAGGCCTGCGGGTCGAGCGGGCTCGAGCTGAGCGGATGATGGTACTGGCGGGTGTCCATCGAGGGTGTGTTGCGTCCGAGCGATGCCAGCGGACACTCGACCGGCGCAACTCGTCGCTGCTGGTGCGtcattgctgttgctgtggttgCTCTGTGGTGCCCGTCTCCGATTGGATGCGTGTCGCTATTCGTGCCGGCACTGGCTAGTGTTCCGCGTGGCCGGGAATAGGAACATCCGAACGCGGATGACACTTATCTACGGGggagaaagacaaaaaagaaagaaaataggGTAAGACACGGTTTATggttttggatatttttttgttgttgcatttaTTAAGTTAAATCGTTTAGTGTGGACAGTTTAGTGAGGACTTTTCCACCATAATCAATGGAATGATGCATTGCTCACCAAGCGCAAATCGTTTACTGCCTTTAATTCTCAAACACTGCAGTTAATCAGACGCATGATCATCCATAAATGTTCCCGAGAACGCACGATTAACGGTCGGCACTTTCGCAAACAATactaattaaattcaaattatctTTCAGCAATCGCAAACACATCATCACCTACCCGCCCAACGCTCGCAGGGATGTCGGGATGTAATGTAACGCTCGCTGGACTGGATCATGATCATCCTCGGGGTGCGTGCAGCACATAACAAGTGCGCTTAGTGTGTGCTACATCGCTTCCCTCTTCCTCTGCAATACCATGCTCTGATGTTGGTCtgatataaaaattaaaacattcctGTATGcaacgcacagacacacacgcacccaccGTTCATCGAGCAATGCTTCCCGGAAGACAAATGGGTTGAAAATGAGTGAGCATCAAACCGAAATTacgtttaatttttatataaCTTCCCGTACCGCGTAGCGCGTCAAATGGTCCGACACTAACGAGGACGAAAATTACGCCCCGGGTCTTAACTAGCTCCTCCATCACCCTCGGTTGTTGtctttcccttttcttctGCAGCAATTGGTGTTGCGCGCGTTAAGTTCACGAATTAATGGAGGGTGCAATCAGCGGACCAAGATCTGCAATGCCTACTGGTAGGGTAGCACGGCGGCGCCACCCGCCGCCGATCCAGTGTGTCAACTGTACGGCAGGGGCCATTCGAGCCATCGAGGGGGTTCGGGTAAACTGCGCAAAACATTGCACAGATCGCACGAGAGCTGTGAAGCTCTGCTGTGCTGGAAGGAATTGCCGCCTTCACCGTGCAACGCGTCTTGACATTTCGCTGCGTAAGTTTAGTTCCCGCTGCGGCTCCGAGTGATCCGAGAACTCTCTCACGATCGTAAATCATCGCGGACAGTCACTCACGGTCACAGCCGGTGCGACAAACTGCAATTGCACTGCAACCAGCGCAGCATCGAGGGCCTGTCCAACGACGCCCGGAGGGTAGGAGTACCCCTGTCAGGGCGGAAACGCACACCGATTGTTGCCCGATTCGCCCGATGGTCTGATCTTTGATATTTCAGCCCCACTCGGTACCGCGAAACCGTTTACGATGTGTCGCCGTCCATCATTGGACGATCGATCAAACTTCGGGCAGTTCGCCGTCCGAAATAAGGCGGCACACCACATCGTCCGGGAGGGCTGTGCCATTCTAAGCGTTTCACCGACCGTCAGTAACAGGCGAACGGATCCGATTTCGATAAGTGCTGGCTTCCCCTTCGGACAGAATGGACGGACGGTCGGAGCGGGTTCGGTATCTGCTGGACCGTATCTCTACCCTCCGGCGGATATGCTACACGCTGCTGCGGTGTTGCACCATTTCATGCCATTTTGGaacaggatgatgatgatgatgatgatgatgatgatgaacggATGCAACGGTTTGCTGGACGAAGTGCCGAGCCGAATGGTGTAAGGTGTATTATTTTGCATTCCCATGCTGCAAGGTGCAATCGAGCGCTGATCGtacattacattttttttgttgcgttttaaTCCAATCTATCGATCTAACTACTACTAACGATCGGACAGGTAGTGGTCTCGaactttgtgtgccattggcTACCGCTCACTTGTTCGAGTGCAGAAAATGGGTCCCAGTAAGGGGAGACGTAGACGTGGTAGTGGTGGAAATTTGTTCTGTTTGCAGCGAAGGCGAAAAGAGATCTATTTCAGATGAGTAGCGATTGCATTGTgcgtttaattgaatttttgcCATGTGAATTGTTGCAACCAGAATGGTATGTGGATAGTTGCGCAGAACGATCGTTTGGGATTGGTAATGATTGCACAAAATCAtgacaaataattataatgaATTAATGGATAGATCAAGAGTTGACTTTCGATGTACTATAAActatgtattttattttttttataaaattgttgCCAGCAAACCACATTCAAAGAAAATCTCTAATTATGAGGTCTTCCtctcattttttttacagaatATCTCCATCCCTCAACGATGCAACACATTATTAGGCTTAGCATGGGGCAGCGTTTGATAAGGAGATTTGTCAAAGTGGTCGAAGATCGCGACGATAATGATGTTTTTGATATCTTTTGAAGTAATGCGGCGGAGTCTGGTCCAGCAAATAGGTAAGTAagcattttatattattaaatagacattttatgtttaaacaaatgtttaaaacaactGCACAGATTGAAAATCAGTTAACAAAATGTACCACATGTAAACAATGCAGATATGAACTATGCAAACATAGTTAGCATTTTGGGTGATTGGGGATCCTCGAAGAATTCTCTTAAGAATCCTATTATCATTAGAAGTAAACGttaaaaaagacaaaaatggTAGATTTTTCAAGGGGGTATCTTCTCCCATACTAACGAAACATTATATCATCTTTCAATAATAGAATCCCACGAGTCAGCAGACAAAAATTTGGCATTTCTATTCTGTTTGGCATTCGAACTCTAACCGTGATGgcaaaaaagtgaagcaacTTCGTTAtaaagcgtgcgcgatcaacgaacggcaccccgtagcgtctaaAACGGATTCCGTGCGTTAGTTTGTTAACGTCGTATAAGCCTATTTGTGATTTCTACAACATTTTGGCTCTATTCGGCAATAATcagagcatcgaaagaaagcccAGTTCCGAATGGTCGACATCTCTGAGCGACAACAAGCTCCAAAGAACGCATGATCTACAAGCTCTACTCCAATAATTTTGTCGCGAAAAATGAGGAGTAATTGATATAAATCGAAGGTAGATCGTAAAAATCGTGCCTAAACGCATGTCATCGTCCGACATGTCGAAAATTCCGGATATCTGACTACATGCAGCTCGCAAGGTTgaagatttatttttacaagcAAACTTGAATTACCTTAAACAAACAATTATAAGCAaactttaattaatttaagtaaaTTAAGtaattttactttactttaatTACTTACCTTTCAAACGATATTCATGGTACATGaaaaattcgtttttattttcgaaaaaatcCAATTTTAAATGCACGCGTTTGATTTACAACAGCCGTCGGTAAAACTATAAATGActtgtcgttgtttttttttgttatttcgaCAGAAACATTTTTTCATTCGAATCAATTTGTCCAAATACTATTCGCATTAGAATTAtatttctttacatttttaatttgtgaatttttcaatcACCATAGAACACTTATGACAAGTAATGTACAATGTATCAATAAGCAAGAAGCTTCGATCTTTATCGATTTGTTGCTAATCCTAAGCTTTCAATGCAATTAGAAAAGGGTGTATCGATTTTAACTCGTTCGTCACGCGAATTGACCCCGCCAGCTCAAAGATCATTGAATATGTAAAGTGTATCCATTTTCACATAAATACCACGTGTTTGCGATCCTAAAGGGAAGACGCCTTCGACGTAACCTCCTTTTTTACCCTTCTCCTCTTGCGCTCCTCTCCTCTCCTTCTGCAGATTTGTGATTTCGAAGCACTTTATTAGCGCATTCCCGCAGCGAAGGCCgtcgccgccaccgcccgcCCATTGCACAACGTTTGACAGTGTGTAGATTGTAATCTCGCTGGAAGGCAGTGTAAGAGGAGGCGTATGTAACGGTTGAATGCAATGGTGcacaagataaaaaaaaacaaaaacaagaaccAGGAGACCACGCGCGTGCTCCTTCTGCAGAGCTCcttcccattttgccccatcGGTTCGCATGAATATTCAAACGACAAATGGCCGTGGCGTGAAACGATTCGTTGGTGCCCGTaggggaagaaaagaaaacgggaGGAGGTTTGCGATGCAGCCATCGATCCGGCCGGCGGTAGTGCATTCCGATGTGCATTTTTACGTGCCGCAAATCAGCGCGCGCGGGTGCGTTGGCGTAGGCTGTTGTCAGTTTGATATAAACACGTCAGGCGGTCTGGACGGGGCGGCTGTAGCACATTGGCTGCGCGCTACATTGTAGCAATGGCAGATGGGAGCGTTCAAGCGCATCCCCGGGCGGAAGGATTAAGGAGCTTTCTTACCCCTTTCTCACCCACTCACACCCACCCAACAGTCTCATAATTCATCAAGTCGCGTGAAGGTGCGGGCTCGCGCTGAGCGCTGCTGTGAGCGAGCGCATCGATTTTCCTTTGTTGCGGATTGCATCAGAGGTGCAATAATAGAATGCGGCGGACGCGCGTCCCTGCACGCAATGCAGCACAAACAACGCCAGAATTGAATTGCTAAAGCTGTGCAGCTAAGAAGGCGCCCGGAAGGGATTTGCATTGGCTCGCCGTCGTGTTGATCGCTGATCGCTGCTCTTCGCGCTGGACAGTTACAGCCAGGTAACAACGATGAACCGGGAGCCCCCTTAGGGGACAACAATGTTTTCAACGGCTCGCTGGCTTTCAGAGCGGGGATCATCCACTGGACCGGATCCGCCATTGATAGGGACACAGGGCAAGGCCGTCTGCCAGCGGCACCGAAATCCGCGTTGCAATCGATCAGGTAGCGAAAGGTTACACAGAGCGGGAGTTGATTCCACCGTTAAAGGGGAAGTACAATCGTAGACAAACGCCGCGGCACTGTTGCTACCGGTCCTGAACATTGAACAGCAAATCCGCCAGCCGATAAATCCCCCTTTTGATGCGGATACGTACTGCAAATATAGCAAACATGCTGCTGGATGGAAGAACCGGGGATCCGGGTGCACTGATTAATGCCCCTTTTATTAGGCCGTTCGATGGGCACAATTTATCATACGGatggatcatcatcatcatcgtccacAGCCGAAGGAATGTGGTTGCTCGGACCTTCCGGGCTTGAATTACCGTCCGCTCGATCACATCACCGGTAGCAGCTGCGGTAGCAGAATAAAGGGCTCATCCCTGAACCTCCGCCCGTGCTGTGCGGTGTGTGATGCCCGCGTGGGCCCGAATAGgccatttatttttattttccaacatCCAACACCGTATGGATTGATTGATCGTATCCCGGATCGTAGATATGCTGTGGCGAGGTTGCAGTAGTAGTGTACATTAAATTCCACCTTCGCTCGCGATCGTTCGTCAAAAGCGTATGGGTGCTGGAGCAGCCGAGCAACCCTTCCAGGCAAACCCATCACGATATCCGAGCTGAGTAATATTCCAGAGGAATCACACAGCGATCGGGTAATCATACGCTGAAAGGCCGTTGATACTATCGCCACTGGGCTGATGATAGGAAACTGGCAAACGGTTATCCGAATGGCGCATCCGGATACCATCGAGTGGGGTGATTTGGCAGATCGGACCGCCGGTTTTGCCGCTTGTCCTGCGGCGTGTGGCAGGGAAACAGAACGAAATACAATGGAAAAGTAGTGCCAAGGTAGCTGCAACTGCACTATTAAAGGGCTGCGGAGGGTCGACGAGGATGAGGCAGCAGATGTGAATGTAAATGCATCTTCCCTCGGGATTATTGGGGTGTTCCGGTGGTAAGATGCGTTTCATTCCTTCTTTTTCCTGCCAGCGAAATAGTCAGGTGGATTAAAGTGAAATGGaggtttttccttttccagtGCCTTTAGTGCTCGAGGCGCTTATGCGTATTTACCCTCCGCATTAAGAATGTGTCTATGAAACATCGGTCTTCTTGATGTGTGCCTAATTAGTGTGGCAGAAATAGTGAACGGCAATAGAGTTGgttggcttttgtttttctttgcctcGATGTACAATTACTTCTAGGATgggttaattaaaattttaatcacGATAATGAATACCGAGAACTGCCTGAAAGTACCGACTCGCTGAAAACGTTCAATTAATGTCGATGAAATGATACTCCGGatgtggtttgtgtttttttaatccaacTTAATGTACACAGTTACGGTTTCGTGGTGAAGTTCAATGCTTTTGTGTATTGGAAAACTTGTATGCTTCGATATGTTTTGCCAATGTTTACCTGAAGAAACCTTTCCATTTTCATGGTTCAAATCTTATTATAATCGAGACTTCACTACAAACTGTCTTTGAATCCTGCTGTTAGTAAGACCATCAAAGCCTTATCCTATTTTCCTAAAGCGAGCATTGTGCCAAGTAGTAATATTCATTCATATTGAAGACAACAGAAGCCCACCAATGTCAAGAATAtatttgtttgatgttattgatTTGGTGATAGTCATCAAGCATCCTATCCTATGATTTCCGTATGATGGCTTGGCCATGTGAATTTCTAAAGAGATGTATCGCCTATCTATAGCAATATTAGCtgcattgcattgcattgctGCATTTATATGGGAATCGataaatatgcaaataacTTGTGTTTGTGACATCTTAGg
This is a stretch of genomic DNA from Anopheles merus strain MAF chromosome 2R, AmerM5.1, whole genome shotgun sequence. It encodes these proteins:
- the LOC121602420 gene encoding F-box/LRR-repeat protein 7, with product MTHQQRRVAPVECPLASLGRNTPSMDTRQYHHPLSSSPLDPQAYQMSRSSPILTLDSDLYPSDCGKPDQGPPDGLVPDGGGGGSGGGANGNGSLLSRSSSSSLDQTGSFLRQALPLPLHPPPTNGHHGHRRDYRPVRPRTYTPIDALLTNTYQQHHQRLSPVLRGPPGGSGGGGGSGGGSGGYHHPDEPQSALGGLSEADRYFLEEKMDALYIQGAIRRNANATPSSLTRNQSSSSNNTERYYLENENIDAIYNFCRRNGGGGGGGGIGPPSGTVAAHNAHNAASKASSAAQSQVDCLDSSSPHLLRRASSPETSGSDRYLLDRIRGSPAFQSPRGTHLKAVGSADFIDGRIPLTKSQHYTDGLSRYGRFSPNLDQGYHTLVSPSPSGQQQSTIPASWTTGGTHGSGGGTNSTSSSHGSPAQTNTPVGGNGNANGNGPCGRSIDGATILTSLGNGHGTSLYRAGPLFDRMPDELMVRIFEWLDSSELCNIARVCRRFESVIWNPALWKIIKIKGEENSGDRAIKTILRRLCGQTRNGACPGVERVLLADGCRLTDRGLQLLSRRCPEITHLQIQNSVTITNQALSDLVTKCTNLQHLDITGCAQITCININPGLEPPRRLLLQYLDLTDCASICDAGIKVIARNCPLLVYLYLRRCIQVTDAGLKFIPNFCIALRELSVSDCTSVTDFGLYELAKLGATLRYLSVAKCDQVSDAGLKVIARRCYKLRYLNARGCEAVSDDSINVLARSCPRLRALDIGKCDVSDAGLRALAESCPNLKKLSLRNCDMITDRGIQCIAYYCRGLQQLNIQDCQISIEGYRAVKKYCKRCIIEHTNPGFC